A window of Streptomyces sp. NBC_01241 genomic DNA:
AGATCGCGGCCCGTACGGTCAACAAGGAGCGCGCCCGCGCAGGTGAGTCGAAGACCGCGAGCCGCACGTCCATCGAGGACATGTCGTCCTCCCGGCGCGGCGGTCTGCGCTCCCACAGCGGAGCCGGGGGTCCGACGCGGGAGCAGCTCTATGAAGAGGCGAAGAAGAAGAACGTCCACGGGCGGTCGCACATGACGAAGGCCGAGCT
This region includes:
- a CDS encoding plasmid stabilization protein: MPRGSNPKRERQYEHIKESAQERGVSEDRAEEIAARTVNKERARAGESKTASRTSIEDMSSSRRGGLRSHSGAGGPTREQLYEEAKKKNVHGRSHMTKAELERALGH